A window of Cryptomeria japonica chromosome 3, Sugi_1.0, whole genome shotgun sequence contains these coding sequences:
- the LOC131075098 gene encoding protein C2-DOMAIN ABA-RELATED 11, with translation MSPVLKVRVVKGEELVVRDFRSSDPYVILTLGKHVHRTRVMKDNLNPVWNEEFTFPVENKNDCLLSVEVWDNDAFGLDDKMGNATMDLKPLLEENIKDKKVVSPCKENCLYRDSSIKRVQGPPGTKVQEACLKLRNAESGILTLKFELPA, from the exons ATGTCCCCTGTTCTCAAAGTGCGCGTGGTGAAGGGAGAAGAATTAGTAGTCAGAGATTTCAGGAGCAGTGATCCTTATGTTATCCTCACCCTTGGCAAACAT GTGCACAGAACCCGGGTGATGAAGGATAACCTCAATCCAGTTTGGAATGAAGAATTTACATTTCCTGTGGAAAATAAGAATGATTGTTTGCTCTCAGTG GAAGTGTGGGATAATGATGCTTTTGGACTGGATGACAAGATGGGAAATGCTACAATGGATCTGAAACCGCTTTTAGAGGAGAACATAAAAGATAAGAAGGTGGTGTCTCCCTGCAAGGAGAACTGCCTGTATAGAGATAGTAGCATCAAGCGTGTGCAAGGACCACCTGGCACAAAGGTGCAGGAAGCTTGCCTGAAGCTTCGTAATGCTGAATCTGGCATCTTGACCTTGAAATTCGAATTGCCTGCATAG